A region from the Lysobacter sp. BMK333-48F3 genome encodes:
- the tatC gene encoding twin-arginine translocase subunit TatC has translation MSDADLPPHGDAGDATAEPRLLDHLIELRARLLRGVVGLIVVFLGLLPFANKLYHYLATPLLAKLPAGSQLIAVEVASPFSAPIKLAFFAALMITMPWLLYQAWAFVAPGLYKREKRLALPLLASALSLFYIGCAFAFFLVLPSVFGFLVKVTPAGVAMMTDINAYLDFVLILFLAFGISFEVPVALVILSLLGWVTPAQLKEGRGYAVVGIFIIAAVITPPDVVSQLMLAIPMCVLYELGIIASKWVASDRDRTETGDASGP, from the coding sequence ATGAGCGACGCTGACCTTCCGCCGCACGGCGACGCCGGCGACGCGACGGCCGAACCGCGCCTGCTCGACCACCTGATCGAACTGCGCGCGCGTTTGCTGCGCGGCGTGGTCGGCCTGATCGTGGTGTTCCTGGGCCTGCTGCCGTTCGCCAACAAGCTCTACCACTACCTGGCCACGCCGCTGCTGGCCAAGCTGCCGGCCGGCAGCCAGCTGATCGCGGTCGAGGTCGCCTCGCCGTTCTCGGCGCCGATCAAGCTGGCCTTCTTCGCCGCGCTGATGATCACCATGCCGTGGCTGCTGTACCAGGCCTGGGCCTTCGTCGCGCCGGGGCTGTACAAGCGCGAGAAGCGCCTGGCCCTGCCGTTGCTGGCCTCGGCGCTGTCGCTGTTCTACATCGGCTGCGCGTTCGCGTTCTTCCTGGTGTTGCCGTCGGTGTTCGGCTTCCTGGTCAAGGTCACCCCGGCCGGGGTGGCGATGATGACCGACATCAACGCCTACCTGGACTTCGTCCTGATCCTGTTCCTGGCCTTCGGCATCAGCTTCGAAGTGCCGGTGGCGCTGGTGATCCTGTCCCTGCTCGGCTGGGTGACCCCGGCCCAGCTCAAGGAAGGCCGCGGCTACGCGGTGGTCGGCATCTTCATCATCGCCGCGGTGATCACCCCGCCCGACGTGGTCTCGCAGCTGATGCTGGCGATTCCGATGTGCGTGCTGTACGAGTTGGGCATCATCGCCTCCAAGTGGGTCGCTTCCGACCGCGACCGGACCGAGACCGGCGACGCCTCCGGCCCATGA
- the tatB gene encoding Sec-independent protein translocase protein TatB, with product MFDIGFSEVFVIAIVALIVLGPERLPKAARFAGLWVRRARAQWYSVKSELENELADEELKRSLRQAQSDLRDAQAQLRDSGQAMRNEVDELNRRIAAPAGAQGPAEEVPPAQAGATAAEPAAEPPAEAPLPIDDAQAPDPVDHGHAGAALPDYRPRSPSPTSNDERR from the coding sequence ATGTTCGACATAGGCTTCTCTGAAGTCTTCGTAATCGCGATCGTGGCCCTGATCGTGCTCGGACCCGAGCGCCTGCCCAAGGCCGCGCGCTTCGCCGGCCTGTGGGTGCGGCGCGCGCGCGCGCAGTGGTATTCGGTCAAGTCCGAGCTCGAGAACGAGCTCGCCGACGAAGAGCTCAAGCGCAGCCTGCGCCAGGCCCAGTCCGACCTGCGCGACGCCCAGGCCCAGCTGCGCGACAGCGGCCAGGCGATGCGCAACGAGGTCGACGAACTCAACCGCCGGATCGCCGCGCCGGCCGGCGCGCAGGGCCCGGCGGAGGAAGTTCCGCCCGCCCAGGCCGGCGCAACCGCGGCGGAACCGGCGGCCGAACCGCCCGCCGAGGCGCCGCTGCCGATCGACGACGCGCAAGCGCCCGATCCGGTCGATCACGGCCACGCCGGCGCCGCCTTGCCCGACTACCGCCCCCGCAGCCCGAGCCCGACTTCCAACGATGAGCGACGCTGA
- a CDS encoding lipid-binding SYLF domain-containing protein, with product MPRALSLSLALSLGLAATAAVAGETEDQRARDAVRVLADIQQIPESSIPDKLFDEARAIVVVPDTLKIGLVVGGRRGHGLVSVKNPDGTWSNPSFVKLTGGSFGFQAGVQSSDIVLVFRGARGLDSIVNGKVTLGADASVAAGPVGRTAAAATDGQLKAEIWSWSRARGLFAGIALDGAALSIDDAANQAAYGEGSTPRMIFEGRAAGQPSTAVVDFRDRLEEASATARANRSAEDQRPALGATVYPEAGAAPRAPARERLAPAQPAQPAEPGQPQPFETVPANPAKVEPLP from the coding sequence CTGCCCCGCGCCCTGAGTCTGAGCCTCGCCCTGAGCCTGGGGCTCGCCGCCACCGCCGCCGTCGCCGGCGAGACGGAGGACCAGCGCGCCCGCGATGCGGTGCGCGTGCTCGCCGACATCCAGCAGATTCCCGAGTCCTCGATCCCCGACAAGCTGTTCGACGAGGCACGCGCGATAGTCGTGGTGCCCGACACGCTGAAGATCGGCCTGGTGGTCGGCGGCCGTCGCGGCCATGGCCTGGTCTCGGTCAAGAACCCCGACGGCACCTGGTCCAACCCCAGCTTCGTCAAGCTCACCGGCGGCAGCTTCGGCTTCCAGGCCGGCGTGCAGTCCTCCGACATCGTGCTGGTGTTCCGCGGCGCGCGCGGCCTGGATTCGATCGTCAACGGCAAGGTCACCCTCGGCGCCGACGCCAGCGTCGCCGCCGGCCCGGTCGGGCGCACCGCCGCGGCGGCCACCGACGGCCAGCTCAAGGCCGAAATCTGGTCGTGGTCGCGCGCGCGCGGCCTGTTCGCCGGCATCGCCCTCGACGGCGCCGCGCTGTCGATCGACGACGCCGCCAACCAGGCCGCGTACGGCGAAGGCAGCACGCCGCGGATGATCTTCGAAGGCCGCGCGGCCGGGCAGCCCTCGACCGCGGTGGTGGACTTCCGCGATCGCCTGGAAGAGGCCAGCGCCACCGCGCGCGCCAACCGCAGCGCCGAAGACCAGCGTCCGGCGCTCGGCGCCACGGTCTATCCCGAAGCCGGCGCCGCGCCGCGCGCGCCGGCGCGCGAACGCCTGGCTCCGGCCCAGCCGGCGCAGCCCGCCGAGCCGGGCCAGCCGCAGCCGTTCGAAACCGTGCCGGCCAACCCGGCCAAGGTCGAACCGCTGCCCTGA
- a CDS encoding RDD family protein, whose product MTAPAGFWPRYAAWSLDAAVVAAAVSALGAPWWVERLQAMREGQAAIGRRAAEVMADSALADLNFAGFARRLMADPALHAALGQVGAALGALVLGWLLAYVALGALVEVGGVASPWQTTPGKRALGLRVVAADGGRLGAGRAALRYFAGSLSWLTLNVGHLVAVAKPEQRALHDRLAGARVERSDERGMPVWAWAWIGLQLLGALAATAWLSWSFQAALQAALDPGML is encoded by the coding sequence ATGACCGCGCCGGCCGGATTCTGGCCGCGCTACGCGGCCTGGTCGCTGGATGCGGCCGTCGTCGCCGCCGCGGTCAGCGCGCTCGGCGCGCCGTGGTGGGTCGAGCGCCTGCAGGCGATGCGCGAGGGACAGGCGGCGATCGGCCGCCGCGCCGCCGAGGTGATGGCCGACTCGGCCCTGGCCGATCTGAACTTCGCCGGTTTCGCCCGGCGCCTGATGGCCGACCCGGCGCTGCACGCCGCGCTCGGCCAGGTCGGCGCGGCGCTCGGCGCCCTGGTGCTGGGCTGGCTGCTGGCCTATGTCGCGCTCGGCGCGTTGGTCGAGGTCGGCGGCGTCGCCAGCCCGTGGCAGACGACGCCGGGCAAGCGTGCGCTGGGCCTGCGCGTGGTCGCGGCCGATGGCGGCCGGCTCGGCGCCGGCCGCGCGGCGCTGCGTTATTTCGCCGGCAGCCTGTCCTGGCTGACGCTCAACGTCGGCCACCTGGTCGCCGTGGCCAAGCCCGAGCAACGCGCTCTGCACGACCGCCTGGCCGGCGCGCGCGTGGAGCGCAGCGACGAGCGCGGCATGCCGGTCTGGGCCTGGGCCTGGATCGGTCTGCAGTTGCTCGGCGCGTTGGCGGCCACGGCGTGGCTGAGCTGGAGCTTCCAGGCGGCGCTGCAGGCCGCGCTGGACCCCGGCATGCTGTGA
- the tatA gene encoding Sec-independent protein translocase subunit TatA: MGSMSWIHWVVVLLIVVLVFGTKRLGNIGKDVGEAVKGFKKGMQDEDKPSAQLGDESRRNDSNAASRNDEHTPR, encoded by the coding sequence ATGGGCAGCATGAGTTGGATTCACTGGGTCGTCGTCCTGCTGATCGTCGTTCTCGTGTTCGGCACCAAACGCCTGGGCAACATCGGCAAAGACGTCGGCGAAGCCGTCAAGGGCTTCAAGAAAGGCATGCAGGACGAGGACAAGCCCTCGGCCCAGCTCGGCGACGAGAGCCGTCGCAACGACAGCAACGCCGCCTCGCGCAACGACGAGCACACCCCGCGCTGA